In the Mastacembelus armatus chromosome 16, fMasArm1.2, whole genome shotgun sequence genome, cataaatatgatcacagaaagaaaaactaaaggGCTTTGTGCATCTAAATATGGCCTCtatggttttctgttttttttttttttgttttttttggactcAGCTTATTTTACTTTAGAAATGATTTTTACAAAAAGAACCATTTGCCCGCCCGCCCTGTGTAGTGTGTCATCATCTCCACCCACATGTTCATTTACTTAAGAGGGTGTGGTGTCAGGGGCTCCTGTTACAGATGGTAAACCTTGGATGACATTCAGCTTGGGAGGTAAGTCACTATTCAAAGAAAGAATATAGCAGAACCTTTCCATTTTTGATGCATCGATTAGATTAGGTCCAAGTTAGATCcgtttttttgtttcagaaatCTGACACATTTTAGGCATGTTGCACTTTTCCTCTTTagctaattgttttttttaaggcagTGTGCCTTTTAGACATGTTACCAACTGACCCAGgtttataaaattaaaaattcaaatttagTTTCATTTCTGTAGAAACAAGAACTGACTTTTGGTGCAGTCTAATTCCTGagactttctttttgtttacacaTGGCTTATTTTGTaatctgttttttgtgtattatttgtctgcagctctttgtcGTCTTCTGCCAGAATTTAAAGATTACAATAAAATTACAATATAccaaaaagatttttttttttttttacatttttgtctttggGCTTTGTAAAATAGCAAACCcacacagttttaatattttataataatttcatGCAATAGGCCTATATATGCGATCTCCATGTATATGATATTTTGCACTACAAACAAACCTGTTCTGGCTGAATGGTCTAGTTAGCAGAAGTCATGGGAAAAGTCTTTAATACTGGAGTTCACGTAAACACGAACACAGATGTTTATTCTTGAGTTGTTGAGAAGcttgaaacaggaaacaggtgcCGTGAATATGCGTGTTCTTTTTTTAAGTGTGTGAGTGATGTCCCCCAAAATGTGATATTAACAGGCAATAAACACGTTTCGCTGTATAAACtgttaattttgtgtatattttagGTTTGTGGAAAGATGCCTGGATTGGGACATTTTCTCCTGAGTGTCTGTATTCTAGGTACTACAATTCTATGTTATTTAATAGGTTTTCAACATATTAACACTAATCTAACTACATTTGAATGTTCTTTTTACACAATGCTCCTCTTACAGGATGCATTCTTGGCAGTTCTGGGGCTTGGCATGTGACTATGCCAAGCAATATTAAAGGACTGAAGGGTTCTTGCCTTGTCATCCCTTGCACATTTGACTACAATCAGTATCCACCTGTCAGACCAGATCGTGTGGTTTGGTACCAGCACGTGAGCAGAGGATATCCTTTGGTTTATGACAGCTGGTACCCAAAAAATGTCATAGACATATTTAGAGGACGAACGAGAAAAGCCGACTCCACGAAAGGAAAGTCTTGCAGTCTACGCATCTATCCGGTAAACTGGCCTCACCACAGACAAAAGATTTATCCTTGGGTAGATCCAGAGAATGTAGGTTATAGTACCTACCGATTCTATGATACGACTGTAACAATTGATGTAACAGGTAAGTTATCAGgctggatttttaaaatgtataaataatatttcttttaaGTGTATGTAAACATATTGTCGTCAATAATTATCTACATTTTCATTGTAAAGACAGGGCAGAAAAGCCAAGTATCAGGATCTTTGGTGAATTGAAGGTTGGGCAGTCTGTACAAGTGGAGTGCACTGTTTACCACACCTGTTCCACTGATCCACCAACTCTGAGCCTCAACATCCGGCTCAGAAGTCCCAGCACAACTCAGAGCTCTATGTCTGATGGCACATCAAAAACATCCATGATTGGCACGTTGTTCATAACGAGAGAACGCCAAACCGTGGAGTGCTCTGCCCGACACTATGAGGGTCCAACCACATCTGCCTCTATAACTTTAAATGCACAATGTATGTGAcggacaaacagaaataaagccATATTTCTTTTATGGTAATCTAAAGTGTtcatataattatttttcttttaggtTCCTTTGCACCCTTGACTATCAAGCCTACGTCAGATGAATTTCTTGAGGGAGAAGTTGGAAAAGTCACCTGCATTGCCAAATACACCTGCTCTCAACATGTGCCAACTTTCACATGGAGCGATAAAAACATACCAGTCTCCAGTGAACCTAAAGTTTCAAATGCTGAGTGGATGACCGTCTCCACTCTGACATTCACAGTGTCAGCTAGTGATCATGACAGATTGCTGACATGCAAGGTCTTTTTCAGTCAGGGGAAGAAACTGGAAGTGAGCGTCACCCTACGGGTAAAGAGTAAGTGGAAAACAGTACTCttccttttacattttaactggctttattattagtagtagtcaTATGGTTGACCTGCCCTGCATCTCTCTGGTATCACCAACTCATTCAGCAACAGATATATTGAGAAAAAAAGTTCTGCTTTAGTTTTGGCAAGTGACGTGACTGTTACATGCGTAATTTGGAGAGgtgtctgtttttgttccagGTTTTGTACTTTTGAATCTATAATGATTTCACAGCGATCTCTTGTTTTAAAGCGTACCTCCCAAAATGCACTGCCAAATGATCTTTAAAtggaaaatagaaatatatgCACAGGTTATATAAAATGATGCTTCTGTCTTGCGTTGTCAAGATACTGGACCCAAAATCCCAGACACCAGATAAATGAATGTattatcattgttattattattctgGATATAAGGTTCATCAGGGGAACACCACAAATGAGTGCAATTGTTCCCATCAACTGGATGTtaaaaatttaaacatttttggcaagagtgatgtcagtgatgtgtcCACAGTTTGGTTCTGCTGCCatcaaaatgtattattattattattattattattattattattattatggataTAAGGTTAAAATCTATGATGTAGGGTCACAAGTACACCGTAATTGATTTTAAAGGGTCACAGGCCAAAAAGATTGTGAACTAGTGGTTTaaaagttttcttcttttcacagGAAACGTACATTTTCGGGATTGGTCCTTCACCACCCCTTCCACCATCACAGGCATGAGAGGCTCATGTATCATCATTCCTTGCAGATTCACCTACAGAAACTCCCAGCCTGCTGACCTGAGAGTTATGTGGTACTTGTACCAGGGCAGTTCATACTCACTTGTCTATGGCCAAAGTCAGACAGTTGATATAAAGTACACTGGGCTAACAAGTTTTATTGGATCTGTGCCGGAGGGGAATTGTACACTTAAGGTCGAAAGGCTGGACATTACGCACAACAAGGACAGATTTTTCCCATGGCTTGATAAGGCCCCCATTACCTCATATCATAACCCAAGTCAGACGTTTTATGATAAAAACACTCAACTTATTGTTTCAGGTAAGTATGTAAATAGACAAAATCAtcatttttagtcagttcaACCGCAATCCTCTGAAATGTGCAGTCCTCTAAATGACTGTTATGGGTTTTAATTTCATAGACCGAGCAGAGGAACCACAGTTGAGCGTCAATGGTGACCCCAGGGTTGGAGAGGAGAGCAAAGTTTCCTGCACTGTGCACCATACATGTCCCTCTGCTCCCCCCACTCTGACCATGAATGGTATACAAGGAGCGGACGTCACCAGGGGCAGTATGCTGTCTGATGGGGTCTGGGAAAGAACAGTGGAGCGAACCTGGATTGTGAAAGAGGAGGACCAGAGTGTGAAGTGTACTGTGAGTTACCAGGGTGGTCAGAAAGCCACGAGTGAGCTCAGGCTGAATGTTGAATGTGAGTACAACGTGAGACAATGTGTTCTTTTAATTCCAGTAAAAATGCTCCTGTTTAGCTTTAATCCTCACTATGACATTTCTGCTCAGGTCCATATGACAGAATCACAATGGTAGAGCCACCAGGTGAGACAATAGAGGGTGTAGCAAAGAGTGTCATTTGTTCTGTTACCTACAAGTGCAAAAAAAATGCACCAACCATCGTGTGGAACTACAAAGACGTTCAGAGTTCACTGCAAACTAAAAAACTGCCAAGAGACACTTTTGAAGCAACGTCAAATCTAACCTTTATTGGCTCCCTGAGTGACAATGGAAAAACTCTGACCTGCACGGCTCAGTTTAGTCATGGGGAGACCTCGGACTCTGCAATCCTTCGAATAAAAAGTGAGTTCCTACATGTCACGCACCATGGTCACTTAATAGTTTGACagtttttagctttttaaagAAAGGTCAGGCTGGAGAACCGATACCATAACTGTCCAAGTGTGAAATTGTAGCGAGAAAGTGGTTCCTTTAATTTAAGgcaaagactgaaaataaagtcTGTCTCTGTGCAAAAGAAGCAAAATCTGCCTCCTGGCACCTTTACTGCTCATGTTTTACACATCAGTGTGAATTAGTGTCTGGTTTGTTTAAGTGCAAAAGCATCACTTCACATATTTGGAGGTTTTATCTGGAAATAATGTCTTGTGTTTCTACTTCCTATAGCCTTACAGTTCATGTGAATGTGGTGTCAATCTTACAACATCTAACTGCAATGAAATGAGCATTTaataaaatgccaaacatttgcaCTAATGATGAGATGATTTGATGCTTCTGTTGCATTGTCTAGATACTGGAACCAAAATCCCAGACACCAGATGAATAGTTTGAAAGGCCTTTTGTCCAAGACTGAATAGTGAAACGGAACATTCTTAAACTGGGGACTTGGCACTTCCTGAGGAACTGAGGTGGCTTCCTGAGGCAAATGGAATGTGGGGAACAACAGATTAGGTGCAGGAAGGGTGGAGGACTGTTAGGGGTGAGGGAACAGGGCAGAGAAAGGATCTGACTTAGGTTCATCAGGGGAACACCACAAATGAGTGCAATTGTTCCCATCAACTGGATGTtaaaaatttaaacatttttggcaagagtgatgtcagtgatgtgtcCACAGTTTGGTTCTGCTGCCatcaaaatgtattattattattattatggataTAAGGTTAAAATCTATGATGTAGGGTCACAAGTACACTGTAATTGATTTTAAAGGGTCACAGGCCAAAAAGATTGTGAACTAGTGGTTTaaaagttttcttcttttcacagGAAACGTACATTTTCGGGATTGGTCCTTCACCACCCCTTCCACCATCACAGGCATGAGAGGCTCATGTATCATCATTCCTTGCAGATTCACCTACAGAAACTCCCAGCCTGCTGACCTGAGAGTTATGTGGTACTTGTACCAGGGCAGTTCATACTCACTTGTCTATGGCCAAAGTCAGACAGTTGATATAAAGTACACTGGGCTAACAAGTTTTATTGGATCTGTGCCGGAGGGGAATTGTACTCTTAAGGTCGAAAGGCTGGACATTACGCACAACAAGGACAGATTTTTCCCATGGCTTGATAAGGCCCCCATTACCTCATATCATAACCCAAGTCAGACGTTTTATGATAAAAACACTCAACTTATTGTTTCAGGTAAGTATGTAAATAGACAAAATCAtcatttttagtcagttcaACCCCAATCCTCTGAAATGTGCAGTCCTCTAAATGACTGTTATGGGTTTTAATTTCATAGACCGAGCAGAGGAACCACAGTTGAGCGTCAATGGTGACCCCAGGGTTGGAGAGGAGAGCAAAGTTTCCTGCACTGTGCACCATACATGTCCCTCTGCTCCCCCCACTCTGACCATGAACGGTATACCAGGAGTGGACGTCACCAGGGGCAGTATGCTGTCTGATGGGGTCTGGGAAAGAACAGTGGAGCGAACCTGGATTGTGAAAGAGGAGGACCAGAGTGTGAAGTGTACTGTGAGTTACCAGGGTGGTCAGAAAGCCACGAGTGAGCTCAGGCTGAATGTTGAATGTGAGTACAACGTGAGACAATGTGTTCTTTTAATTCCAGTAAAAATGCTCCTGTTTAGCTTTAATCCTCACTATGACATTTCTGCTCAGGTCCATATGACAGAATCACAATGGTAGAGCCACCAGGTGAGACAATAGAGGGTGTAGCAAAGAGTGTCATTTGTTCTGTTACCTACAAGTGCAAAAAAAATGCACCAACCATCGTGTGGAACTACAAAGACGTTCAGAGTTCACTGCAAACTAAAAAACTGCCAAGCAACACCTTCGAAGCAACGTCAAATCTAACCTTTATTGGCTCCCTGAGTGACAATGGAAAAACTCTGACCTGCACGGCTCAGTTTAGTCATGGGGAGACCTCGGACTCTGCAATCCTTCGAATAAAAAGTGAGTTCCTACATGTCACGCACCATGGTCACTTAATAGTTTGACagtttttagctttttaaagAAAGGTCAGGCTGGAGAACCGATACCATAACTGTCCAAGTGTGAAATTGTAGCGAGAAAGTGGTTCCTTTAATTTAAGgcaaagactgaaaataaagtcTGTCTCTGTGCAAAAGAAGCAAAATCTGCCTCCTGGCACCTTTACTGCTCATGTTTTACACATCAGTGTGAATTAGTGTCTGGTTTGTTTAAGTGCAAAAGCATCACTTCACATATTTGGAGGTTTTATCTGGAAATAATGTCTTGTGTTTCTACTTCCTATAGCCTTACAGTTCATGTGAATGTGGTGTCAATCTTACAACATCTAACTGCAATGAAATGAGCATTTaataaaatgccaaacatttgcaCTAATGATGAGATGATTTGATGTTAATTGCTTGCTCTCATTCATTCCAGAATATGACAGAACATTTGAGGAAACTCATGAAAATTCAGGTACTTTTCAGTTCTCTTGGAAACACACCTTTCTGCCATGTCATATTACATGAGGActtatttttacacagatcCTTATCATGGCTGGTCTCTTTCTTTACAGAGGGGCGCATTCTGACTGCTGATGTGCCTTTCAAGTTCAGCGCCCTAACCCGCTCCTGTGTGGTGATTCCCTGCAGCTTCCAGCAGCAGGACATGCATCTGACACGAGGCATCTGGTCCAAAAAAGATGGTGGTGTTGTCTACCATAACGGCCAGAGCTATATACTTGACCATTTCAAGGACCGCACCAAAATATTAGGAGATCTGCATGAGGGAGAATGTTCACTGGAGATTGACGACGTTAAGCCTTTTGACAATGGCCCTTTCTGCTTCTACGCAGAGAAAGATAATGAGAAATACAGATTCAACAACAGCTGTGCATTTCTTGTCATGAAAGGTCTGgagttacaaaaaaaatgaattagcTTATTGAAGCGTACTAAGATATTCACCTGTTTGCCTTTTAAGCTATAACAGttctctgttttgtgttctACCTCCTCAGCTTCCCCAGAAAAACCAGTGATGACTCAAGTTCCAGAGGAAGTCAGTGCTGGTTCAACTATAAGTGTCTCATGTTCTGTAAATCACACATGTCCATCATATCCTCCGGTGTTCTCCTGGAGTGTCACCAACCTCACTAGTGAGGTCACAGACACCATGACAACACGAGGTGTCTGGAGAAGAACATCCACAATCACCTTCATGGTTTCTGGAGGAGATGGAGTCAAAAGCCTGACCTGTACAGCCATTTTCTTACGTGACAAGCAACAAGCCGGCACAGTCAAGATAAACGTGAAGGGTTAGAGCACAAGATTCATCTGTAAATCTCAAAACGTTTGGTGTTTGTCATATATTGAGTTGTTTTGTTCCTCTAAATGTATTTGCATGACATTCAATTCTTTTAGGATCACTGTCGTACCAGCTGAGAAGCTCTCTTCCAATAACCATTCCAGTCTTAATTATCCTGCTTGTAATCATCTTAGCTGCAGTGCTCATCTCTAGGAGAAGGTACAATTAATGCATCAATTTCAAATGATAACAACGGTGTTTAAACTTAAGTTGATTTGCGTAACTTCGATTTGCTCTAGAGTTAAAAACATGTTATTCTATCCAACAGGAGGAACACTGATACCTCCCTGCAGCCGCCTCCTCGACCAGAGAAGAGGTATGAATTCTAACCTAAAcgtgtgtgatgatgatgaaactaACACTAACTAGATTTCAGTCAAGGCTCTgaccatttattaaaaaatggttACTGGCTACAGATAGATTAGGTGGAAACAACTtctaaaagaaaatgacaagcACTGCTCTCCCATTAAGAAATATAACTCAGAATTTAATCTTACGTACATCAACAATACCATAATGACACATTTGGAGGAGGCAAACACCACTGGAACAAATCTATCAGCAGTTATACAAGAAAAGTTTAATCATAGTGTGAAAATGACTCTTTGATCCACTGATGGATAAAACAGCTGGTGCCAGTCGTCCGGTGCAAACAGGTACCCTGTCTGAATTGATAGTAACTTATAACCACATATGTACTTCCTTCAAAAAGCAATGAagatttttaaagctttatttcTGCAATTTAAACTTTCACAGGAGATCACTGTGGGATAGATTATCCAGGTAGGCTTGATTAAAAATGAACCCTTCACCAAATAATTTACTTTGCCTCATATTATTCAGAATAAAAGTAAACAATGAGCTGTAgtccatgtacagtatttttagcttaaaatatttttgcttccATTGCAATGTCCAGAAGATACAATGAAGACAGAGCGAGACCTCCAAGGCCTGAAAAACGGTATGACAGCAAGACTGCTTTTTTTACAAACTAGACCGATACAGTCGACCCATACTACCAAACAGTAAAACTGCGCTTTCCATACAGGAGGTCCATTTGGAGCCGCATTTCCAGGTAACTGCACCCAAGACCAAACATTCACGCAACATTAATCCCTTCTTGAAAAGCCTCATGTTTTTATATGTCTATAATTTTTCAGTAGGGCAGAGGACGGGCGTGTTGGGTGGAAAAAAGGGAGGGAACCCAGGTAGATGTTCTTCAGTCCAGTTGgcttaaaacaaacattgtcTGAGATTTTCTGTCTTAATATTAAATGAATGCTGTTTTTATAGGAATTCATTTCGGAGCAGATTATTAATCTTCGGTTGTGTGAATAAAATGCAACATGTAAAATACCACTTATAAAGATGATATCAAATAACATAAACATGCTTTTACTTTCACAGACACCCAGACAACAGTGCAAACCTTAGTGTTGGCTATTTGTAAGTGTTGATCAAAGGTCTAGTGTACATGACATAGTCCTAACAAAACACTCAGAAAAACTGATATGGTGTGATTCCCTGCTCCTTCTATAGAAACAACACCAACACTGTGAACTATGAGGCTCAAATCTCCAAACCCCACTTTCCATCTCCGAAGAAGTGAGTTTTCCTGTTCTTGATTCTTTTAAATGACATGccattgtgtttgcatttggtTTACTTTGTTCAGTGGTGCATTAATTTTTTGCCTCATtagacatttgtgtttattctaGCAACCGAAGAACTCCTCACTATGTCAAGCCTGAGGTTAGTATTGTACGAGTGAGTGGTGAAGTgaacattataaataaaaaagtcgTTGCCATGACTTCCTCTtttttaagaaagaaagaagttatttaaaaaagggaagtaggttttaaaaaaatgtatcaccCTGGtgaatatgtctgtgaagagtaTATGGCAGGTAATGGTGTATTTAGAACAGCTGATTTGCTGCAGATAACACACACGGAAAATTACTGTTAATAGTAAttttccgtgtgtgtgtgtgaaatgtgtgtgtacacatctttctgtggttgtatggacacatttacatttacgTTTTAACTGCACTTACTTTGACAGTTAAATGTCTGTACACATTTTCCCCAATgatgtgaataaaaacatgtgtccaaacgtttgactggGGGTGTACGTagaagggcagcatggtgacttagtggtcagcactgctgcctcacagcaagaaggttcctggtttgaaacccatcagggccctttctgtgtg is a window encoding:
- the LOC113122680 gene encoding uncharacterized protein LOC113122680, translating into MDNQRKICLLLAVIFCSPVFSEDWKAHVVQNLDALVSSCIVVPCSFSHPKTGLPSSKLRGIWHLKSDHKKIIYYEDQTRVDDNFKGRTRLLGHLGQDNCTLEMVEIKNHDNGPFCFRIELVETAQPTKDMFSFVEECVSFKMLPDTPKPSLNLPEKIIQGRPCSVTCSIFHTCSTHMPKITWSRTSDEITEVHRELQLGNWEVLSTLILIPDEKDDHNEITCTVAFHGGKTVSATSKIYVKRTENFNHIIIPTVVGLGTAVIFGVLCIFMVKKYKTRIAELQSQDGSMWNRLSRMSHRIRSGGPAPPRSEQRRSIWGRFSRRQRGDVVDVRSVPNNMSSQICDSKNASKPRFPSPKSQAKSCHYKEDVEDDDYVNTAELNVYGNLVCGKMPGLGHFLLSVCILGCILGSSGAWHVTMPSNIKGLKGSCLVIPCTFDYNQYPPVRPDRVVWYQHVSRGYPLVYDSWYPKNVIDIFRGRTRKADSTKGKSCSLRIYPVNWPHHRQKIYPWVDPENVGYSTYRFYDTTVTIDVTDRAEKPSIRIFGELKVGQSVQVECTVYHTCSTDPPTLSLNIRLRSPSTTQSSMSDGTSKTSMIGTLFITRERQTVECSARHYEGPTTSASITLNAQCSFAPLTIKPTSDEFLEGEVGKVTCIAKYTCSQHVPTFTWSDKNIPVSSEPKVSNAEWMTVSTLTFTVSASDHDRLLTCKVFFSQGKKLEVSVTLRVKRNVHFRDWSFTTPSTITGMRGSCIIIPCRFTYRNSQPADLRVMWYLYQGSSYSLVYGQSQTVDIKYTGLTSFIGSVPEGNCTLKVERLDITHNKDRFFPWLDKAPITSYHNPSQTFYDKNTQLIVSDRAEEPQLSVNGDPRVGEESKVSCTVHHTCPSAPPTLTMNGIQGADVTRGSMLSDGVWERTVERTWIVKEEDQSVKCTVSYQGGQKATSELRLNVECPYDRITMVEPPGETIEGVAKSVICSVTYKCKKNAPTIVWNYKDVQSSLQTKKLPRDTFEATSNLTFIGSLSDNGKTLTCTAQFSHGETSDSAILRIKRNVHFRDWSFTTPSTITGMRGSCIIIPCRFTYRNSQPADLRVMWYLYQGSSYSLVYGQSQTVDIKYTGLTSFIGSVPEGNCTLKVERLDITHNKDRFFPWLDKAPITSYHNPSQTFYDKNTQLIVSDRAEEPQLSVNGDPRVGEESKVSCTVHHTCPSAPPTLTMNGIPGVDVTRGSMLSDGVWERTVERTWIVKEEDQSVKCTVSYQGGQKATSELRLNVECPYDRITMVEPPGETIEGVAKSVICSVTYKCKKNAPTIVWNYKDVQSSLQTKKLPSNTFEATSNLTFIGSLSDNGKTLTCTAQFSHGETSDSAILRIKKYDRTFEETHENSEGRILTADVPFKFSALTRSCVVIPCSFQQQDMHLTRGIWSKKDGGVVYHNGQSYILDHFKDRTKILGDLHEGECSLEIDDVKPFDNGPFCFYAEKDNEKYRFNNSCAFLVMKASPEKPVMTQVPEEVSAGSTISVSCSVNHTCPSYPPVFSWSVTNLTSEVTDTMTTRGVWRRTSTITFMVSGGDGVKSLTCTAIFLRDKQQAGTVKINVKGSLSYQLRSSLPITIPVLIILLVIILAAVLISRRRRNTDTSLQPPPRPEKRRSLWDRLSRRYNEDRARPPRPEKRRSIWSRISSRAEDGRVGWKKGREPRHPDNSANLSVGYLNNTNTVNYEAQISKPHFPSPKNNRRTPHYVKPEVSIVRVSGEVNIINKKVVAMTSSFLRKKEVI